In a single window of the uncultured Desulfovibrio sp. genome:
- the feoB gene encoding ferrous iron transport protein B, with amino-acid sequence MSAVRQFNNPDDANFNADGKLRIALAGNPNCGKTTVFNGYTGARQHVGNYPGVTVDRKEGHITVGGKQVTVVDLPGTYSLTAYSMEELVARRELAAGNVQAVIDVVDASALERNMLLTVQMLEMGIPVVLGCNMMDEARAAGIHIDMERLSELLGIPVLPMVARSGEGLDEAMAVAIRLAQEGKANALRISYGSDIDPVLLDMEKRIEDSGLLTKKYMPHWIALKILEGDSEIMSEVRATNAALAEELEGMRKKAAAHVRSTLNANLESIITDYRYGFIRSLLRDGIVTQDAGKDRLAISDKLDKVLTNAFLGPLIMIGVLYLMFQVTFTLGDYPKGWVEDGFKLLGDTCTSLLPEGFAQSLIVDGIIAGVGGVVSFVPLILIMFALISFMEDSGYMARVAYMMDRIFRFFGLHGASVMPYIIAGGIAGGCAIPGVMATRTLRSPKEKLATLLTLPYMTCGAKLPVFLLLAGAFFPDSAPTVMFLIMITGWVMALLVARLLRSSIVKGEATPFVMELPPYRMPTLMSLLLHCWERAWMYLKKAGTVLVAISILIWAAMTFPGLPEDKSAPFDAQIAQLEEKIAAIPEGDEARAPIEEELGNVRNELKEEALAFSVAGRLGKAVEPATRPMGFDWRTDIALLAGVAAKEAVVATMGTAYAMGDQDPEDAAPLAERLKGDEAWSKATALSLMLFVLLYSPCFVALVVIRQEAGSWGWVAFSIVFNTALAFAVATAAYQIGRTVWG; translated from the coding sequence ATGAGCGCGGTTCGGCAGTTTAATAATCCCGATGATGCCAATTTCAACGCTGATGGAAAGCTGCGGATAGCTCTTGCTGGCAATCCCAACTGCGGCAAGACAACGGTTTTCAACGGCTACACTGGTGCCCGACAGCATGTGGGCAACTATCCCGGTGTTACGGTTGACAGAAAAGAAGGGCACATCACCGTGGGCGGCAAGCAGGTTACCGTGGTTGACCTGCCCGGAACGTACTCGCTGACCGCCTATTCCATGGAAGAGCTGGTGGCGCGTCGCGAGCTGGCGGCTGGCAATGTGCAGGCCGTTATTGACGTTGTGGACGCCTCGGCCCTTGAGCGCAACATGCTGCTTACCGTGCAGATGCTCGAAATGGGCATTCCCGTGGTGCTTGGCTGCAACATGATGGACGAAGCCCGCGCCGCAGGCATCCATATAGATATGGAGCGCCTTAGTGAACTGCTGGGCATCCCCGTGCTGCCCATGGTGGCACGCTCTGGCGAGGGGCTTGATGAAGCCATGGCTGTCGCCATCAGGTTGGCGCAGGAGGGCAAGGCCAATGCCCTGCGTATTTCTTACGGCAGCGATATTGACCCTGTGCTGTTGGATATGGAAAAGCGTATTGAAGACAGTGGGTTGTTGACAAAAAAATACATGCCCCACTGGATTGCCCTCAAAATACTTGAAGGCGACAGTGAAATCATGAGCGAGGTTCGCGCCACCAATGCCGCCCTGGCCGAAGAGCTTGAGGGCATGCGCAAAAAGGCTGCCGCTCATGTGCGCAGCACGCTCAACGCCAATCTTGAATCCATCATCACAGATTACCGCTACGGCTTTATCCGCAGCCTCCTGCGCGACGGCATCGTGACCCAGGATGCCGGCAAGGACAGACTGGCCATTTCCGACAAGCTGGACAAGGTACTCACCAACGCCTTTCTTGGGCCGCTGATCATGATCGGCGTGCTCTACCTGATGTTTCAGGTAACATTTACTTTGGGCGATTATCCCAAAGGCTGGGTTGAAGACGGCTTTAAATTGCTGGGCGATACCTGCACAAGCCTGCTGCCAGAGGGCTTTGCCCAGTCGCTTATTGTTGACGGCATCATCGCGGGTGTTGGTGGCGTGGTCAGCTTTGTGCCGCTCATCCTCATCATGTTTGCGCTCATATCCTTTATGGAAGACAGCGGCTACATGGCCCGTGTGGCCTACATGATGGACCGCATCTTCCGCTTTTTCGGCCTGCACGGCGCATCGGTCATGCCCTATATTATCGCTGGCGGTATTGCGGGCGGTTGCGCTATCCCCGGTGTCATGGCGACCCGTACCCTGCGCAGCCCAAAGGAAAAACTGGCAACCCTGCTGACGCTGCCTTACATGACCTGCGGCGCAAAGCTGCCTGTGTTCTTGCTGCTGGCCGGGGCATTCTTTCCTGACAGCGCCCCCACCGTCATGTTCCTTATCATGATAACAGGTTGGGTCATGGCTCTGCTGGTGGCGCGCCTGCTGCGCTCTTCCATCGTCAAGGGCGAGGCCACTCCCTTTGTTATGGAGCTGCCCCCGTACCGCATGCCTACCCTCATGAGCCTTTTGCTGCACTGCTGGGAACGAGCCTGGATGTACCTCAAAAAGGCCGGTACCGTGCTGGTGGCCATTTCCATCCTGATCTGGGCCGCCATGACCTTCCCCGGTCTGCCGGAAGACAAGTCCGCACCCTTTGATGCCCAGATCGCCCAGCTTGAGGAAAAGATCGCGGCTATCCCTGAAGGTGACGAAGCCCGCGCCCCCATTGAAGAAGAACTCGGCAATGTGCGCAACGAGCTTAAGGAAGAAGCCCTGGCCTTCTCCGTGGCTGGCCGTCTTGGCAAGGCCGTGGAACCCGCCACGCGCCCCATGGGCTTTGACTGGCGCACCGATATAGCCCTGCTGGCCGGTGTGGCCGCCAAGGAAGCTGTTGTGGCCACCATGGGCACTGCCTACGCCATGGGCGACCAGGATCCCGAAGACGCCGCCCCCTTGGCGGAGCGTCTCAAGGGTGATGAAGCATGGTCAAAGGCCACCGCGCTTTCGTTGATGCTCTTCGTACTGCTGTATTCCCCCTGCTTTGTGGCCCTGGTGGTCATTCGGCAAGAGGCTGGCAGCTGGGGCTGGGTGGCGTTCAGCATTGTGTTCAACACTGCTCTGGCCTTTGCTGTAGCCACAGCCGCCTACCAGATAGGACGTACTGTCTGGGGGTAG
- a CDS encoding thermonuclease family protein, translating into MLNRLFASIILMVLAVSPAAAATTWDAYVVRVEDGNTISVSTKKDSEEPEKVLVFYGIEAPSLRQPYGPQALAYLQRMMPTGAKVEVEDVGQLEAGPITALVQVSGDSVNYKLVMEGLAWVDRQKCRAIFCRRWLIQEHQAVLDRRGIWGLNIGTPPWQWTR; encoded by the coding sequence ATGCTCAACCGGCTTTTTGCAAGTATAATCCTTATGGTTCTGGCTGTGTCTCCCGCTGCTGCGGCTACAACGTGGGATGCGTATGTGGTAAGAGTGGAAGACGGCAATACCATTTCAGTCAGCACCAAGAAAGACAGTGAAGAACCAGAGAAAGTACTGGTTTTTTACGGCATTGAAGCTCCCAGTCTCAGGCAGCCTTACGGGCCTCAGGCGCTGGCCTATTTGCAGCGCATGATGCCCACGGGGGCCAAAGTGGAAGTTGAAGACGTGGGGCAGCTCGAAGCTGGCCCCATTACCGCGCTTGTGCAGGTGAGCGGTGATTCCGTCAACTACAAGCTGGTGATGGAAGGTCTGGCCTGGGTGGACAGGCAGAAGTGCAGGGCTATTTTTTGCCGTCGCTGGCTTATTCAGGAGCATCAGGCGGTATTGGACAGGCGTGGCATTTGGGGGCTGAACATTGGCACCCCCCCCTGGCAATGGACCCGCTGA
- the flgB gene encoding flagellar basal body rod protein FlgB translates to MKSMFNMQIGLVGKVMDMQLQRQNVISGNIANVETPNYKPRELSFEKELQSALGLDSSGEMTRTESSHMPTAFRPDSFGPEWDMAVKPRVVHGEDRVNIDKEMAKHAKNQLQYTALTQVMSKSFEGLNNIIQDGKQS, encoded by the coding sequence ATGAAATCAATGTTCAATATGCAGATAGGCCTTGTGGGCAAGGTCATGGATATGCAGTTGCAGCGGCAGAACGTCATTTCGGGCAATATCGCCAACGTGGAGACGCCCAACTACAAGCCGCGCGAGCTGTCTTTTGAAAAAGAACTGCAATCGGCCCTCGGGCTTGATTCCAGCGGGGAGATGACCCGCACGGAATCTTCTCATATGCCCACGGCTTTCAGGCCTGATTCTTTTGGACCGGAATGGGATATGGCGGTCAAACCGCGTGTTGTTCACGGCGAAGACCGCGTGAATATTGATAAAGAAATGGCCAAGCATGCCAAGAACCAGTTGCAGTACACAGCGCTTACCCAGGTGATGAGCAAGTCTTTTGAAGGACTGAACAACATCATTCAGGATGGCAAGCAGTCCTGA
- a CDS encoding flagellar M-ring protein FliF: protein MMKQLPPKAQNRQLTESNSTLSQLKALRLAQKESNQRVEELKMRLFHITEQHMDQAVRLIKRWLADKE from the coding sequence ATGATGAAACAGCTACCGCCTAAAGCACAGAACCGTCAATTGACGGAAAGCAACTCGACGCTCTCGCAGCTCAAGGCCTTGCGCCTTGCGCAAAAAGAAAGCAATCAGCGCGTTGAAGAATTGAAAATGCGGCTCTTCCACATTACCGAGCAGCATATGGATCAGGCCGTGCGGCTTATCAAGCGCTGGCTTGCAGACAAGGAATAA
- the flgC gene encoding flagellar basal body rod protein FlgC, with translation MDFMTAFDISASGLAADRTRINTISMNLANAKTTRTPQGGPYRRRSVVQQTADVDDPFSIHMRSALDRAVQGVRVSAVTMDNRPFKRVYEPGNPDANAEGYVMYPDINVVEEMANLMTAQRNYEANVTTVDAVKGMFIKALDIGR, from the coding sequence ATGGACTTCATGACGGCATTTGATATCAGCGCGTCCGGCCTTGCAGCCGACCGCACCCGCATCAACACCATTTCGATGAACCTTGCCAACGCCAAGACAACGCGCACGCCCCAGGGTGGGCCGTACCGTCGGCGTAGCGTGGTGCAGCAAACGGCTGATGTGGATGATCCTTTTTCCATCCACATGCGTTCGGCCCTCGACAGGGCGGTGCAGGGCGTGCGTGTTTCTGCCGTGACCATGGACAATCGGCCCTTCAAGCGGGTGTACGAGCCAGGCAACCCTGACGCCAATGCGGAAGGCTACGTCATGTACCCCGATATCAACGTGGTTGAGGAAATGGCCAACCTCATGACTGCCCAGCGCAACTACGAGGCCAACGTCACCACCGTGGATGCCGTCAAGGGCATGTTCATCAAGGCTTTGGATATTGGCCGCTAG
- the fliF gene encoding flagellar basal-body MS-ring/collar protein FliF, whose product MPAFLMQLVNSIKAVWARMSVAQRVMVLGGFVFISSAAIGLSVWASRPDFKVLYSNLSAEDASVVIKSLQADKVMYQLTDNGKTILVPKEAVYDERIKIAGEGGLVGQGIGFEIFDKVKVGQTDFVQKINYTRALQGELSRTISEFPNVESARVHLVIPHRSLFVEERQSPSASVVLKLKRPNLKPDQKEINAILNMMLMAVEGLDKTHVSISDNGGKVLYQPESDSLAGASSTQMEHRQQVQRNLERRIEEMLQPMFGPGRVIAKVNVDMDFSQRTIRRELFDPEKTAVRSEQRSEETQQGRSNLEGGSPDANFRGDGIAGSVSQQNGSRETRTTNYEINKEEQQIVSNVGDLKRMTVAVLIDGTYEKTSGAWTFVPRKADDLERVRQLVTNAVGLDKARGDALEVSSAPFTDSEPPKDPNFAEILADYAERLGKPLLNALLAFLFLMLVVRPVVLALIRPKVEAGEMIEGLEGLPAAEEQLALYEALEEASKAEDEPEADGDDEIVFKDIEALKSHIFTLSDNHMEQVVMLVRGWMKNDETATA is encoded by the coding sequence ATGCCGGCTTTTCTTATGCAACTTGTCAATTCCATCAAGGCAGTCTGGGCCAGAATGAGCGTTGCGCAACGCGTGATGGTTCTGGGTGGATTTGTCTTCATCAGCTCTGCGGCCATTGGCCTTTCTGTCTGGGCGTCACGTCCCGACTTCAAGGTGCTGTATTCCAACCTCAGCGCCGAAGACGCCAGCGTTGTCATCAAGTCGCTCCAGGCCGACAAGGTCATGTACCAGCTTACGGACAACGGAAAGACCATTCTTGTTCCCAAGGAAGCTGTGTACGATGAACGCATCAAGATCGCGGGCGAAGGCGGTCTGGTGGGGCAGGGCATTGGTTTTGAAATTTTTGACAAGGTCAAGGTCGGGCAAACTGATTTTGTGCAGAAAATAAACTACACCCGTGCCTTGCAGGGTGAACTTTCGCGCACCATCAGCGAGTTCCCCAATGTGGAAAGCGCACGCGTGCATCTGGTCATTCCGCACCGCAGCCTGTTTGTGGAAGAACGCCAGTCGCCCTCAGCCTCGGTTGTGCTCAAGCTCAAGCGGCCCAACCTCAAGCCCGACCAGAAAGAAATCAACGCCATCCTCAACATGATGCTCATGGCTGTTGAAGGGTTGGACAAAACGCATGTTTCCATTTCCGACAATGGCGGTAAGGTGCTGTATCAGCCGGAATCAGACAGCCTCGCTGGTGCAAGCTCCACCCAGATGGAACACCGCCAGCAGGTGCAGCGCAACCTTGAACGCCGCATTGAAGAAATGTTGCAGCCCATGTTTGGCCCTGGCCGTGTTATCGCCAAGGTCAATGTGGATATGGATTTCAGCCAGCGCACCATCCGTCGCGAACTGTTTGACCCCGAAAAAACCGCAGTACGCAGCGAGCAGCGCAGTGAGGAAACCCAGCAGGGCCGCTCGAATCTTGAGGGTGGCTCGCCGGATGCCAACTTCCGTGGTGATGGCATAGCCGGATCTGTTTCACAGCAGAACGGCAGCCGCGAAACCCGTACCACCAACTACGAAATTAACAAGGAAGAGCAGCAAATCGTATCCAATGTGGGCGATTTAAAGCGTATGACGGTTGCAGTCCTTATCGATGGGACGTATGAAAAGACCAGCGGAGCGTGGACATTTGTGCCGCGCAAGGCCGATGACCTTGAGCGGGTGCGCCAGCTTGTTACCAATGCCGTGGGTCTGGACAAGGCCCGTGGCGATGCTCTGGAAGTAAGCTCCGCTCCGTTTACGGATTCCGAGCCGCCCAAGGATCCCAATTTTGCCGAAATACTGGCCGATTATGCCGAACGGCTGGGTAAGCCCCTGCTCAACGCATTGCTGGCCTTTTTGTTCCTCATGCTTGTGGTGCGGCCCGTGGTTTTGGCCCTCATCCGGCCCAAGGTTGAAGCCGGTGAAATGATTGAGGGGCTTGAAGGCCTGCCCGCAGCCGAAGAACAGCTGGCTCTGTATGAGGCTCTTGAAGAGGCCTCCAAGGCAGAGGACGAGCCGGAAGCTGATGGAGACGATGAAATTGTTTTCAAAGATATTGAAGCCTTGAAGTCGCACATTTTCACCCTTTCTGATAATCATATGGAGCAGGTGGTGATGCTGGTGCGCGGCTGGATGAAAAATGATGAAACAGCTACCGCCTAA
- a CDS encoding FliH/SctL family protein has translation MASDQLRKKWGTIFMGEREATPQQLDAMQEPLLRERVQHLQQEDYLARVRARAEERAREILGAAYAERQKVLEEAGAEAQARVEQFTREAKELKAQAQTELAEAEAEHGKARDLREEAEFIRSNAHNEGFQAGMEQAGAELKEFRVDVGQMLGNMLRALEVQRHSLGEAWRDELAELARVAVEAGTGWILQAEHQRILQNLVFGSLQLLEDRATVSIRVHPDDEDTVSDLFRAARERVPELSQWIVNGDPSVEAGGLVAESVSGSVENLREHYREMVNGILEHLTLPPRPEEERAREEVSATAARESARLTQVVPEAAPVAEPAPVEAAELAAAPEGAAGQPELLPEHPAETQAESLLEPGPESGPEFAHESAPDMAQDAQPEQASFAGQDGAGLAPGEVMPASGAVDTVAAAESFEHGQESAPVDVAAQPDAAAPSANASPEMVQDSMPEPRVQADGQVAESSPAPMAQPDDGIEGQPAQAHAPQPAHAQAAEHNANPSLAELEDELFPLPEEEKEHVSQSSSSVFVSGGFLPGSGNGQPG, from the coding sequence ATGGCGTCAGACCAGTTGCGCAAAAAATGGGGCACCATCTTCATGGGCGAGCGCGAGGCAACACCTCAGCAGCTTGATGCCATGCAGGAACCCTTGCTCCGTGAACGCGTCCAGCACCTGCAGCAGGAGGACTATCTTGCTCGGGTGCGCGCCAGGGCCGAGGAACGCGCGCGTGAGATTCTTGGCGCAGCCTACGCCGAAAGGCAAAAGGTGCTGGAAGAGGCCGGGGCCGAGGCTCAGGCCCGCGTGGAGCAGTTCACGCGCGAAGCGAAAGAGCTCAAGGCTCAGGCGCAGACAGAACTGGCCGAGGCCGAGGCCGAGCACGGCAAGGCCCGCGATTTGCGCGAAGAAGCCGAGTTTATCCGCAGCAATGCGCATAACGAGGGCTTTCAGGCGGGCATGGAGCAGGCCGGGGCCGAGCTTAAGGAGTTCCGCGTTGATGTGGGGCAGATGCTCGGCAACATGCTGCGCGCTCTTGAGGTGCAGCGGCACAGCCTTGGCGAAGCCTGGCGCGACGAACTGGCCGAGCTGGCCCGCGTGGCCGTTGAGGCCGGAACCGGCTGGATTTTGCAGGCCGAGCATCAGCGCATTTTGCAGAATCTGGTCTTTGGTTCCCTGCAATTGCTGGAAGACCGCGCCACCGTGAGCATCCGCGTGCACCCCGATGACGAGGATACCGTGAGCGACCTGTTTCGGGCCGCCCGCGAGCGTGTGCCCGAGCTGAGTCAATGGATCGTGAACGGCGATCCTTCTGTTGAGGCTGGCGGCCTTGTGGCCGAGAGCGTCAGCGGTTCGGTGGAGAATCTGCGCGAACATTACCGTGAAATGGTCAATGGCATTCTGGAGCATTTGACCTTGCCGCCGCGCCCAGAGGAAGAAAGGGCGCGGGAAGAGGTGAGCGCCACAGCTGCGCGTGAATCTGCGCGGCTGACGCAAGTCGTGCCCGAGGCTGCCCCTGTTGCGGAACCCGCGCCTGTGGAGGCGGCTGAACTGGCGGCAGCGCCAGAGGGTGCGGCGGGTCAGCCGGAACTGTTGCCAGAACATCCGGCAGAAACTCAGGCTGAATCCTTGCTGGAACCTGGGCCGGAATCCGGGCCGGAATTTGCGCACGAATCTGCACCAGATATGGCCCAAGATGCGCAGCCGGAGCAGGCCTCCTTTGCCGGACAGGATGGCGCTGGCCTCGCGCCCGGTGAAGTTATGCCCGCGTCAGGGGCTGTTGATACGGTTGCTGCCGCTGAATCTTTTGAGCATGGTCAGGAGTCTGCGCCAGTTGATGTTGCCGCGCAGCCCGATGCCGCTGCTCCTTCTGCCAATGCCTCTCCCGAAATGGTGCAGGATTCCATGCCAGAACCCAGAGTTCAGGCAGACGGGCAGGTTGCGGAATCATCCCCGGCCCCGATGGCGCAGCCTGATGATGGTATTGAAGGGCAGCCTGCTCAGGCGCATGCTCCGCAACCTGCCCATGCTCAGGCAGCGGAACACAATGCCAATCCCAGCCTTGCCGAGCTTGAGGACGAGCTCTTTCCCCTGCCGGAAGAGGAAAAGGAACACGTCTCGCAATCTTCTTCCAGCGTCTTTGTCAGCGGGGGCTTTCTGCCCGGCTCGGGCAACGGCCAGCCGGGATAG
- the fliE gene encoding flagellar hook-basal body complex protein FliE produces MSIQAVGMRAYSEAVQNFSKVQSGLQQGGSIGGQTQFAKTLDQSLLRDSVDRGENFGAQADFIKYPTQAHTPVTPQNSFSGTIKSSLNKVNELDSAKNAAIEDFAAGRTQNVHELMITMQKSSMAMKLTSAVRGKVLEAYKEISRMQF; encoded by the coding sequence ATGAGCATTCAGGCAGTTGGCATGCGGGCGTACAGCGAAGCAGTGCAGAATTTCAGCAAGGTGCAGAGCGGCCTGCAGCAGGGCGGCTCCATCGGCGGCCAGACCCAGTTTGCCAAAACTCTTGACCAGAGCCTTTTGCGCGACAGCGTTGACCGTGGCGAAAATTTTGGCGCCCAAGCGGATTTTATCAAATATCCCACACAGGCGCACACGCCGGTGACGCCGCAGAACAGCTTTTCCGGCACCATCAAAAGTTCGCTCAACAAGGTTAACGAACTGGACAGCGCCAAAAATGCGGCTATCGAAGACTTCGCCGCAGGCCGCACCCAGAATGTGCACGAACTTATGATCACCATGCAGAAATCCAGCATGGCCATGAAGCTGACCTCTGCCGTGCGCGGCAAGGTGCTTGAGGCGTACAAGGAAATTTCCCGCATGCAGTTCTAA
- the fliG gene encoding flagellar motor switch protein FliG, whose protein sequence is MELTGKQRTAVLLLAMGDKFTADVFKRMDRQEIADISRAIVELEPVPREIVEEVLREFHESLVEGVDMITGGSETLKRLLVKNLDPETAKYVMDSLSLETGPAPFRELESVSPKLLSQILRNEHPQTLALIIGHLHPDQAANLLTNLPAGVRAEVLMRLARLEAVPEEMLMEVDKVLTSQLIAMGGKEGKKVGGVQSVAEILNAVDRATEEEVLSEIEEDSAQMAEDIRNLMFVFEDCKNIDDRGVREMLKEISNEDLTLALRGASDDLKEKFFKNMSERAGNMIREELEFMGPAKLSDVESAQQNVVKIVRRLEGENKLVISRGAGDVFV, encoded by the coding sequence ATGGAGTTGACCGGCAAACAGCGTACTGCAGTGCTGCTGCTCGCCATGGGCGACAAATTCACGGCTGACGTGTTCAAACGCATGGACCGGCAGGAAATAGCCGACATCTCCAGAGCTATCGTGGAATTGGAGCCTGTGCCGCGCGAAATAGTCGAAGAAGTGCTGCGCGAATTTCACGAATCGCTGGTTGAAGGCGTGGATATGATCACGGGCGGCAGCGAAACGCTGAAACGCCTGCTGGTCAAGAATCTTGATCCTGAAACCGCCAAGTACGTTATGGACTCCCTGAGCCTTGAAACCGGCCCCGCGCCCTTCCGCGAGCTGGAATCGGTCAGCCCCAAGCTGCTTTCGCAGATTCTGCGCAACGAGCATCCGCAAACCTTGGCCCTCATTATTGGGCATTTGCATCCGGATCAGGCCGCCAATTTATTGACAAACCTTCCCGCAGGCGTGCGCGCCGAGGTGCTTATGCGCCTTGCGCGGCTTGAAGCCGTGCCGGAAGAAATGCTCATGGAAGTGGACAAGGTGCTCACAAGCCAGCTTATCGCCATGGGCGGCAAGGAAGGCAAAAAAGTGGGCGGCGTACAGTCTGTGGCAGAAATTCTCAACGCTGTGGACCGCGCCACCGAAGAGGAAGTGCTCTCCGAAATCGAGGAAGATTCCGCGCAGATGGCCGAAGATATCCGCAACCTCATGTTTGTCTTTGAGGACTGCAAGAATATTGATGACCGAGGCGTACGCGAAATGCTGAAGGAAATTTCCAACGAAGATCTCACCCTGGCCCTGCGCGGCGCCAGCGACGACCTCAAGGAAAAGTTCTTCAAGAATATGTCGGAACGCGCGGGCAACATGATTCGCGAAGAACTGGAATTCATGGGCCCGGCCAAGCTTTCGGATGTGGAGTCGGCCCAGCAGAACGTTGTCAAGATCGTGCGGCGGCTTGAAGGCGAAAACAAGCTTGTCATCAGCCGTGGCGCTGGCGACGTGTTTGTGTAG
- a CDS encoding 3'-5' exonuclease codes for MVSTDLSRSVAIDFETSGYSAHSACAVGLARIEQGSVTDIFYSLIRPPSSRVMFTEIHGLTWPMLKDAPTFAELWPQIDAFLEGAGSLLAHNASFDKRVLAASCHAVGVQEPRAPFLCTLKGSRRSLPLASKKLSSVSAYFGIALNHHHAGSDAEACARIYLQLHALGVTDAQMKL; via the coding sequence GTGGTTTCTACAGATTTGAGCCGTAGTGTAGCTATTGATTTTGAAACTTCCGGCTACTCGGCCCACAGCGCTTGCGCCGTGGGCCTTGCTCGTATTGAGCAGGGCAGCGTGACCGATATTTTTTACAGCCTCATCAGGCCGCCGTCATCTCGCGTGATGTTTACCGAGATCCACGGTTTGACCTGGCCCATGCTGAAGGATGCGCCCACTTTTGCCGAACTGTGGCCGCAAATAGATGCCTTTCTTGAAGGGGCGGGCAGCCTGCTTGCGCACAATGCCTCCTTTGACAAGCGTGTGCTTGCCGCAAGCTGCCATGCAGTGGGAGTGCAGGAACCCCGTGCGCCTTTTTTGTGTACGCTCAAAGGCTCCCGCCGCAGTTTGCCGCTTGCCTCCAAAAAGCTCAGCAGCGTGAGTGCCTACTTTGGCATAGCGCTGAACCACCACCATGCAGGGTCGGATGCGGAAGCCTGCGCCCGCATCTATTTGCAGTTGCACGCTCTGGGCGTTACCGATGCCCAGATGAAACTGTAA
- a CDS encoding FliI/YscN family ATPase: MKLDPDSCIKLLKTSTPVRLYGKVNKVVGLVAEGSGLRAPLGAVCHMLPDEGDNGIAAEVVGFREGNLLFMPYGDMRGIRPGSRIRNTSLPPVFPVGPDLLGRAFDAFGTPLDAGAPISADLYVSPLPSGESSREDFIRQQEEQRPFVPHWLEEARKHWNPELVPIYADPPSPLQRPRITDILDVGVRSVNSLLTLGKGQRVGIMAGSGVGKSTLMGMMARYTRADVNVIALIGERGREVVEFMERDLGPEGMARSVLVIATSDQSPLVRMRAAYAATAVSEYFRDKGMDVLLMMDSVTRFAMAAREVGLAVGEPPTTKGYTPSVFAQLPKLLERAGRSAKGTITGIYTVLVDGDDFNEPIADSVRSILDGHIVLTRDLADQGHFPAIDVLRSISRLRSDICDRQDVLAGRVVTRCMSTFRRVEDMINIGAYAKGSNAEIDAAITKMPDINAFLRQDVGEPQFVEQCMAQLRLLADMDDGQQGDPQGNPQGDMPVPQQPNGVAPL; this comes from the coding sequence ATGAAGCTTGACCCAGATTCCTGCATAAAGCTGCTCAAAACAAGCACTCCCGTGCGCCTCTACGGCAAGGTCAACAAGGTCGTGGGCCTAGTGGCCGAGGGCAGCGGTTTGCGCGCCCCCCTTGGGGCCGTATGCCACATGCTGCCCGATGAAGGCGACAACGGCATCGCCGCCGAAGTTGTGGGCTTTCGCGAGGGCAATCTTCTGTTCATGCCTTATGGCGACATGCGGGGCATCCGCCCCGGCAGCCGTATCCGCAACACAAGTCTGCCCCCGGTGTTCCCCGTAGGGCCGGATTTGCTGGGCCGCGCCTTTGACGCCTTTGGTACCCCACTGGATGCCGGTGCGCCCATAAGCGCGGATCTCTACGTTTCGCCCCTGCCCTCTGGGGAAAGCTCCAGAGAAGATTTTATCCGCCAGCAGGAAGAGCAGCGCCCCTTTGTGCCCCACTGGCTTGAGGAGGCCCGTAAACACTGGAATCCCGAGCTGGTGCCCATCTATGCCGATCCGCCAAGCCCCCTGCAACGCCCGCGCATTACCGATATTCTTGATGTGGGCGTGCGCTCGGTCAACAGCCTGCTGACCCTTGGCAAGGGGCAGCGCGTGGGCATCATGGCCGGTTCGGGCGTGGGCAAATCCACGCTCATGGGCATGATGGCCCGCTATACCCGTGCGGATGTCAACGTCATTGCCCTCATTGGCGAACGCGGGCGCGAAGTTGTGGAATTTATGGAGCGCGACCTCGGCCCCGAGGGCATGGCCCGCTCCGTGCTGGTTATCGCCACGTCAGACCAGTCTCCTCTTGTACGCATGCGCGCGGCCTACGCAGCCACGGCTGTTTCGGAATATTTCCGCGACAAGGGCATGGACGTGCTGCTGATGATGGACTCCGTAACCCGTTTTGCCATGGCTGCCCGCGAAGTGGGGCTGGCCGTGGGCGAGCCGCCCACTACCAAGGGCTACACGCCTTCGGTTTTTGCCCAGTTGCCCAAGCTGTTGGAGCGGGCGGGGCGTTCCGCCAAGGGAACCATCACGGGGATTTATACCGTACTTGTGGACGGCGACGACTTTAACGAACCCATCGCCGACTCCGTGCGTTCCATCCTTGACGGGCATATTGTGCTTACGCGCGATCTGGCCGACCAGGGGCATTTTCCCGCCATTGACGTGCTGCGTTCCATCAGCCGTCTGCGTTCCGATATCTGCGACCGGCAGGATGTTCTCGCAGGCCGCGTTGTCACCCGCTGCATGAGCACCTTCCGCCGCGTGGAAGACATGATCAACATCGGTGCCTATGCCAAGGGCTCCAATGCGGAAATTGACGCAGCTATTACCAAAATGCCGGACATCAACGCCTTTTTGCGGCAGGATGTGGGCGAACCCCAGTTTGTGGAGCAGTGCATGGCCCAGTTACGCCTTCTGGCCGATATGGACGATGGCCAGCAGGGCGATCCCCAAGGCAATCCGCAGGGCGACATGCCTGTGCCGCAACAGCCCAACGGCGTTGCGCCGCTGTAG